Below is a genomic region from Chitinivibrionia bacterium.
GTTTTCATATTTTTGTTTCGACCCGTTTCGCAAAAAACAGTCGAAATGTATCTTGCGGAAAAAAGTGCGCAAATATCATATCAAATAAAACTTGTTTTTGAAAAAGCGCTCGACGACACGCGTCTTAATGCAAGAAATTTATCGATTATCCACAGAGACATAAGTCGCGGGCGCGTAATCGAAATGATGGTGGACTGGCTAAGAAACAAGCAGGAGTACAAGGCGGTTTTTGTGAATTTTGCACCGGGAATGTTCGACAATCAGGACGCTCATTTTGCACGCGACACAAGATTCGTAAACGGAATATTCGCAACCCATATTTCGCAGGCAAGCGACGGCATAAGAGTAGCGGCGGACACAAGAGATTTTATGACATCGGACAAATTCAGAATACCTTTTGAGACGCAGAGGTCGTATATTTCCGCCCCCACACAAGTGCAAATTGCACAAGGCAGAGGCGACTACTATCTGCTTATGCGCATTTCATCGCCCATTATTTTCAACGGTTTTTCGATAGGGGCAGTCGGCGTTGACTACGCAATGGACGACATATTGTCGCTTATATCAGGGCTTTCGGTTTTGGATAATCCGAGGGGCTTCGTCTCTTTGGCTTTGAGCGACGGCTTCATTATTGCATCGCGCGACCCGTCTCTTATATACAGAAATATATCGGAATTTGTGCCTATGTTCGACAGACCTCGTTTTGAAGAAAACCTTTCCCGCTCCGAAGCAAATTTCGCTATGGCAACCAATTTTCCAAGCGAAGACAAATTATTCGGCAGACATATGCTCTCCGCATTTCATAAATTTTCGATAAATGACACCGAAAAATCTTTTATAGTAATGGCTTCTATTCCCGAAGACGACGTATTTGCCGCAATAAACGAAGCAACAAAATATGCGGCGGCGGCGGCAGGATTTTTAATGTTTCTGGGACTTTTTATCCTTTTTGTGCTTATCAGATTAACGGTAATCGCGCCTATTATTTCTCAGATGAAAACCATAGAAAAACTGAGCATAACCGACGCACTTACAGGGCTTGCCAATCGCAGACACTTTGAAAACACGTTTAGTCGCGAATGGAAACTTGCCATCCGAAATAAGAAACCGATTGCGTTTCTTATGCTTGACGCGGACAAATTTAAGACCTATAACGACACTTACGGACACCCCCAAGGCGACAAACTTCTGATTGCCCTCTCGACAGTCCTGAAAAGAGCGCTTCACAGACCGTCCGACCTCCCGGGGCGACTTGGCGGCGAAGAATTCGGTGTATTGCTCCCCAATACCGATTTGGCGGGAGCGGTGCATTTGGGCGAGTTAATTCGCGCAGAGGTCGAAAAACTTCGCGTAAAAGTTCCCGAAACAGGCAAAATTACGACTACTACGGTAAGTATAGGCGCGGCTTCAATGCTCCCCGTAATGGGCGACTCTTTCGAAAAAATCATGAAAATCGCCGACGAACACCTATACACCGCAAAAGAAACGGGAAGAAACAGGGTTTACAGCGATTTGAGCAAAGAGAACGCCTGATAAACGGGAGGATTATTATGAAATTCAAGTTTTTGACGACGTTTCTTGTTTTTTTCAGCATAAGCTTTGCTCAGTGGATGCCGAGTCCTGTCCCACCACACATTAACGGCTTTTTCGTTCAGCCGATGCTTGGATACGGGATACCTGATTATCGAGGAAACTTTAGAACGCAAGAACATTACGACGACTGGATAAAATCTATGGCAGATGTCGGCGCAACTATGCTTTTTATTCAGTGGGTCGGACATTACGAAGAAAATATGGGCTGGTTTGCCGATGCTTACGGCGGTTCTTCCCACGGCGATTTTTTCTATTATAATCATAATTTAACTCCCATAAACGGCATTCCCGTTAATTCGTGGATGCCCGCAATAGAGGCGTGGACAGGTTCAAACATAACTCCAATTCAACGAATGCTTGACGCAGGACAAAAAAACGGCGTTGATATTTGGCTCGGCTTATATTTAAGCGAAAAAGGGCAATTTAATTGGTGGAATGCGGTCAGCGACAACAACATAACAGCCGCAGACAGTGCGACTTTCCGCTATCACGTAGAGCGAAACGTTGCCTTGGTACAGGATTTAATTGCACAATACGGAGACCACCCTGCACTCGGCGGATTTTATTATCCCATAGAAATTGCAAATTTGGGCTTTGAAAAAGAAGAAAACTGGGACTTGCTCGCTTGGATTTTAGACAGCGTTGCAACCGAAGTTCACAGATTATCGGACAAAAGATTAGCGATTTCGCCGTTTTTTAATGTCAGACTGACAAACGCGCAAGAATGGGGCAGAATGTGGGATTATGTCTTGGCGCGCTCCGCAATCGACATAATTATACTTCAGGACGGAGTAGGAGTTGAGCCACAGACGGCAAATCAGATTTCACCTTTTTTTGAAGCGGTAGCAAAAGCAAGCAGAAATAACGACAAAGAGTTTTGGGGCAATGTGGAATTGTTTACAAATACAAGCGGCGACAGAGGAGTTATGCAAGCAAAGCCCGCAACCATAAACGAAGTTTTATCGCGATTAAACGAGATAGAGGAAACATTACGCCATACACAAACCGCCACTACCACATTTGTATGCTTCAGTTTTCTTTCGATGGACCCGTTTGTGGAGAGAACGCCGTTTGACGACCAATATCCGCTAAGCGCGCGCAGGCAACTTTATAACGATTACAAAGAATTTTACGAAAAATATGTTAAATGGGACCATAATTCAATAAATCCAAATAGAGCGCGACAAAGTTCTAGAAGAAATTACAGAATTTCAGTTTCGGGAGCAAATATCTCGGTAAGCGGGTTGCAAAGACCAACGCCTTACCAAATAATAACGCCGAACGGAAAAGTTGTTTCGCACGGAATTGCGGAAAACGGCGCAGTAATAAATTCTCAGCTCACATCTGCGGGAGTTTACATTTTTATGTTAATGTCGAGAGACGGTACACCTATAAGACAAAAGATTTTGAACAGACGATAAAGAGATGATTTTAAGAAGGAGTAATTTATGGAAACCGTAATAATCCAACCAAAAAGGCAAAGATTTGAAATAGTATTTATGCTTTTGTCGGTCGTTGTAATTTTGGCGACGGCAAAAATTTTATTTGCTGTAAATAACTCTATGAGAAACGAAAGAGCGCAACTCAGACCTCATCAGATGGACGCTTTTTTGGAACTTTCGGGACACGACCAAGGGATTTTTTCCGACCTTTTCAGCGCCGCGCTCGAAATTGAAGCGCTTCATCGCGAAAGCGGCGAAGTCTGGCCCTCGATAACGGAACTGCAAGACCCTGATTTGGCGCTTGCTCCGTTTACCGAAGACGCTCTTTGGCGAGCCCGCGGACAGCACAGATGGTCGATTTTCAGGCAAGACCACGGCAATGTTCACCGCGCAATTTATGTAGGCAGGTCGAGCAATGAAAATACAGCGGGCAACTTTTTGATTTTGACGGAGCATTTTCACACTATGGACGGCGCCGAATTTATAGGAATGAACCGCGCTCGCCCATATACAATCTGGTTTAACGCGGAATGGTCGCTTCCCAACGCAAGCAATATATCCGAAGGAACGCTGATTGCGGCGGGTTGGCGAGAAGCCGTTCCATTTACAGGAAACGACGAACTAAGAAGACTTGGAAGGCGGCAGTAAATGACAGTCGATACAAAAAAAGGCGTAAATATCACCGTAGAAAACTTATACGTAGCATTCGGAAAAAACGAGGTTCTGAAAAACATAAATTTTAGAGCGAACGCAGGCGAAATCCATTGCATTATAGGACCAAACGGCGGCGGAAAAACCACTTTTATCCGTTCGCTTCTGGGGCACACGCATCACAGCGGCAAAATCACATTCGAGTGGCTCGACAAAAAAGGCGTTATCGGATATGTCCC
It encodes:
- a CDS encoding diguanylate cyclase → MPKTAKKTDIIDAKPKTGVGIWISLKLLFTSFVIMLGLSVAVSAVFIFLFRPVSQKTVEMYLAEKSAQISYQIKLVFEKALDDTRLNARNLSIIHRDISRGRVIEMMVDWLRNKQEYKAVFVNFAPGMFDNQDAHFARDTRFVNGIFATHISQASDGIRVAADTRDFMTSDKFRIPFETQRSYISAPTQVQIAQGRGDYYLLMRISSPIIFNGFSIGAVGVDYAMDDILSLISGLSVLDNPRGFVSLALSDGFIIASRDPSLIYRNISEFVPMFDRPRFEENLSRSEANFAMATNFPSEDKLFGRHMLSAFHKFSINDTEKSFIVMASIPEDDVFAAINEATKYAAAAAGFLMFLGLFILFVLIRLTVIAPIISQMKTIEKLSITDALTGLANRRHFENTFSREWKLAIRNKKPIAFLMLDADKFKTYNDTYGHPQGDKLLIALSTVLKRALHRPSDLPGRLGGEEFGVLLPNTDLAGAVHLGELIRAEVEKLRVKVPETGKITTTTVSIGAASMLPVMGDSFEKIMKIADEHLYTAKETGRNRVYSDLSKENA
- a CDS encoding DUF4434 domain-containing protein; translated protein: MKFKFLTTFLVFFSISFAQWMPSPVPPHINGFFVQPMLGYGIPDYRGNFRTQEHYDDWIKSMADVGATMLFIQWVGHYEENMGWFADAYGGSSHGDFFYYNHNLTPINGIPVNSWMPAIEAWTGSNITPIQRMLDAGQKNGVDIWLGLYLSEKGQFNWWNAVSDNNITAADSATFRYHVERNVALVQDLIAQYGDHPALGGFYYPIEIANLGFEKEENWDLLAWILDSVATEVHRLSDKRLAISPFFNVRLTNAQEWGRMWDYVLARSAIDIIILQDGVGVEPQTANQISPFFEAVAKASRNNDKEFWGNVELFTNTSGDRGVMQAKPATINEVLSRLNEIEETLRHTQTATTTFVCFSFLSMDPFVERTPFDDQYPLSARRQLYNDYKEFYEKYVKWDHNSINPNRARQSSRRNYRISVSGANISVSGLQRPTPYQIITPNGKVVSHGIAENGAVINSQLTSAGVYIFMLMSRDGTPIRQKILNRR